AGCTTCTGAAGAATTGGCCTCTAAATTTGGTGAGCCAGAAATACTGAAAGGTTACGGTCGCCGTAACACGACATTGAACGCTGTAGCACCAACAACGTCATCTGCCTTTATTCTAGGGCAAGTATCACAAGGTATTGAGCCTATTTGGTCAAATATATATGTTAAGGATATAGCAAAGGTAAAGACTACCATTAAAAATCCATTTCTGGTAGATTTATTAGAGGAAAAAGGCCAAAACGTTACTGAAGTATGGCGAAGTATTCGCGAGCGAGATGGTTCTGTACAACATTTAGACTTCTTGTCTGATTTAGAAAAAGATGTATTTAAAACCTATTCAGAGATAGACCAAATGGATATAATTTATCAGGCGGCTAATAGACAAAATCATATTGACCAAGGTCAATCAGTTAATATTATTGTTCATCCAGAAATGCCTGTGAAAGAAATAAATAAGATTCATGTAACCGCTTGGAAACTTGGTTTAAAATCACTCTATTACCAGCATAGTATGAATGCCGCACAAAAATTTAAGCAGAAAAAAGACTGCGCAAGTTGTGAAGCTTAAATTACTAAAGGAGATATTTACAGTTCAATTTATAAAAGTAAAAAGTCGGCTATAAATGCCGACTTTTTACTTTATAACAATTTAATCTTCAATTTATGGAGGAATAGTAAAATAAATATGAGTTTTACCTCTTGAAATAAGCTAACAATTTTTTCAATCTTTTTTACTATTTAATAGATGTAGTTTGGTGAGGTTATTTGCCGATACAGAAATTAGCAAAAATATTCCCAAGTAATTCATCATTAGTTACTTGTCCTGTAATTTCACCAAGGTGATATAGAGCTTCACGAACGTCAATAGCCATAAGATCGCTAGAGAGGTCTGCTTTCATTCCAAATTGCACTTTTTCTATTTCTTCTAATGCTTTTAGTAGTGAATTGTAATGACGGGTATTGGTTACAATAGTTTCATTATTGCGTAGTGCACCTGTATTAACAAATTCTAATAAACTATTCTGTAATTCTTCTACACCTTCTCCGGTTTTTGCAGATAGATATTTAACGTTATCTAAATAGGTGCCGATTATATTTTTATCATCCTCAGAAAGGGTATCTGCTTTATTTACCAATAGGACTAATGGTTTTAGCGGATTCTGATTCTTTATCTTTTCAAAATCAATAACGATATTTTTCAGTTTTTTATCGTCGGATAATAGCTTAGAGCCATCAACTAAAAGCAAAACTACTTGTGATTGTTCTATTTTTTCAAACGTTCGTTTAATTCCCATGCCCTCTACAACATCTTGGGTCTCACGAATACCTGCAGTGTCTATGAACCTGAAACCTATGCCTCCAATAGAAATTTCATCTTCTATGGTATCACGGGTTGTTCCTGCGATATCGGATACCAATGCCCGTTCTTCATTTAAAAACGCATTTAAAAGGGTAGATTTACCTACGTTGGGCTCACCGACAATAGCTACAGGAATTCCGTTTTTAATCACATTTCCAACTGCAAAAGAATCTATCAAGCCTTGTAGTACCTTTTGAATTCGAGTAAGCAGTTCTTTAAATTCAGTACGGTCTGCAAACTCTACATCTTCTTCAGAAAAATCAAGTTCTAATTCTATTAGGGAAGCAAAATTTAAAAGCTCTGTTCTTAACTGCTTTATTTCATTACTGAATCCGCCACGCATTTGTTGCACTGCAATTTGATGACTAGCGGCATTATCGCTAGAAATTAAATCGGCAACCGCTTCAGCCTGACTCAAATCCATCTTACCATTTAAGAAGGCTCTTAATGTAAATTCTCCAGCATCTGCAGTTCTACAGCCATTTCTAAGGAATAGTTGTATAATTTGTTGTTGTATGTATGGAGAACCATGACAGGATATTTCAATTACGTTTTCTCCTGTATAGGAATGTGGGTTCTTAAAAATGGAAATAAGTGCCTGATCCAGCAGATTTTCACCGTCTTTTATATATCCTAAATGTATAGTGTGACTTTTTTGGTTTTCAAGAATTTTACCTGATACTGATTCAAAATGTTTAGTGGCAATGGTAATTGCATCGGGACCTGAAAGTCTAATAACTGCAATTGCACCTGCACCTGCAGGAGTTGCTAAGGCTATTATAGTATCTGTTTGAATCATTTTGCAAAAATAATCAATTATTAACTGTTGTAGTTTTCTTAATTTATTGCAATTTTATTTTAAGTGTTTATTTATATAGTAATTTTGTGCTTTATAAAATTTATAATTTAAAATGAAAAAAGTAATTGTATTGTTTGTTTGTATGCTTGTATCTGCTGTGGGAGTTTCACAAAGTAATCTTCCAGCGTCTTCTGAAGATATCTCAATTGAACAGCAAAAGGAGTTTGATGAAGTAAAAAAGAAGGTTGATAAGAAGGAGGCTAAGGCTAAAAAAGAGAAGAAGGAAGCTGCTGAGAAGAAAAAGGAAGAGAAGTTAAAAAAGCAGATTAAGTCAAAAGAGAAGTCTATTTCTAGTGAAGAAAAACAAATAGAGAAATTAAGAAGTCAGTTAGAAAAAGGCAAGATAAAAGGTACTCTTTCTCCAGTAGATATTCAGAAAAAGGAGGATAAAATTGCTAAGTGCCAAATGAAGATTATGAAGCAACAAGAAAAGCTCAAGAAATTGAATAGAAAACTTTAACTATCCTTTATTGTAACATTTACGGCGTTTGTGCGTCTTATTTATAGTATTCATCATTAAATCAATCAAAAATGGAACTAGTAAATAATAACGCAGTAGTTGTCCGTGAAGATCGCAATCTTTTGGTTATAACACATTTGTCTCAATATTTAGATTTTATAACCGGATTTGGTGGACTCGTAGTACCGTTGGTAATTTGGTTAACAACCAAAGATTCTGTTGTAGGTATGAATGAGCATGGTAAATCCGTGATCAACTTTCAATTAACCTTAATTTTATATTTGATAATAGGTATACCTGGTATATTGCTATTTGGATTCGGAATCTTATTATTGATTTTCGCAGGAATCTTATCGATAGTTATGCCAGCTGTAAATGCTATAAAGGCTAGCAACGGAGAATCTCCTAGTTATTTTGGAGCCATTCGGTTTATCTCATAAATATAGTAATGAACAAAAAAAAAGGGTCAGTTTAATAACAACTGACCCTTTTTAATTTATAGATTTTTAGTTTTAGCTGTTAAGCATAACAGGCATTACCAACATAGTAACGTATTCACCTTCATCTAAACCGTCTGTAGGAGTAAGGATTCCTGCACGATTTGGTAAACTCATTTCTAAAGAAACGTCATCTGAACTTAAATTGTTTAACATTTCAGTTAAGAATCTAGAGTTGAAACCAATTTGCATATCATCTCCTTGGTAAGAACAGGTCAATCTTTCCTCTGCTTTGTTAGAGTAATCAATATCTTCTGCAGAAATATTCAATTCGGCACCAGCAATTTTTAAACGTATTTGGTGCGTTGTTTTATTAGAAAAAATAGAAACCCTTCTTACTGAACTTAAAAATTGATTTCTAGCTATGGTAAGTTTATTTGGATTCTCTTTTGGTATTACCGCTTCGTAATTTGGGTATTTGCCATCTATTAGTCTACAGATCAATTCTGTTTCTTCAAAGCTGAACTTTGCATTACTTTCGTTATACTCTATAAGCACATCAGACTCGCTACCTGCTAATATTCCTTTTAATAAAGTTAAAGGCTTTTTAGGCATAATGAACTCGGCTACTTGAGAAGCGGAAACATCTGTACGTTGATATTTTACCAATTTATGGGCATCTGTAGCAACAAAAGTTAAGTTTTCTGGTGAGAATTGAAAAAACACACCGCTCATTACTGGCCTTAAATCATCATTACCTGCTGCAAAAATTGTTTTATTTATTGCGGTAGCTAAAATATCTCCAAGTAAAGTGGTAGAGCTTGGGCTTGATAATTCTACTGCTTTAGGAAATTCTGCTCCATCAGCATA
The genomic region above belongs to Maribacter hydrothermalis and contains:
- the mnmE gene encoding tRNA uridine-5-carboxymethylaminomethyl(34) synthesis GTPase MnmE; its protein translation is MIQTDTIIALATPAGAGAIAVIRLSGPDAITIATKHFESVSGKILENQKSHTIHLGYIKDGENLLDQALISIFKNPHSYTGENVIEISCHGSPYIQQQIIQLFLRNGCRTADAGEFTLRAFLNGKMDLSQAEAVADLISSDNAASHQIAVQQMRGGFSNEIKQLRTELLNFASLIELELDFSEEDVEFADRTEFKELLTRIQKVLQGLIDSFAVGNVIKNGIPVAIVGEPNVGKSTLLNAFLNEERALVSDIAGTTRDTIEDEISIGGIGFRFIDTAGIRETQDVVEGMGIKRTFEKIEQSQVVLLLVDGSKLLSDDKKLKNIVIDFEKIKNQNPLKPLVLLVNKADTLSEDDKNIIGTYLDNVKYLSAKTGEGVEELQNSLLEFVNTGALRNNETIVTNTRHYNSLLKALEEIEKVQFGMKADLSSDLMAIDVREALYHLGEITGQVTNDELLGNIFANFCIGK
- a CDS encoding DUF4870 domain-containing protein, encoding MELVNNNAVVVREDRNLLVITHLSQYLDFITGFGGLVVPLVIWLTTKDSVVGMNEHGKSVINFQLTLILYLIIGIPGILLFGFGILLLIFAGILSIVMPAVNAIKASNGESPSYFGAIRFIS
- the dnaN gene encoding DNA polymerase III subunit beta, giving the protein MKFIVSSTYLLKQLQILGGVINNSNTLPILDNFLFDLQKDKLTVSASDLETTMSSVIKVDSDNEGIIAVPARLLLETLKTFPEQPLTFIVEDNNTVEISSNHGKYALAYADGAEFPKAVELSSPSSTTLLGDILATAINKTIFAAGNDDLRPVMSGVFFQFSPENLTFVATDAHKLVKYQRTDVSASQVAEFIMPKKPLTLLKGILAGSESDVLIEYNESNAKFSFEETELICRLIDGKYPNYEAVIPKENPNKLTIARNQFLSSVRRVSIFSNKTTHQIRLKIAGAELNISAEDIDYSNKAEERLTCSYQGDDMQIGFNSRFLTEMLNNLSSDDVSLEMSLPNRAGILTPTDGLDEGEYVTMLVMPVMLNS